The DNA segment CAGCGGCACGCACGCTTTTAAGATTGGCAAGGTCGAGCTCGATAAGCTCAAAACTTCCGCCATTAGCAGCAGCGTCCCTTCGGACCTCGGCGGTTGCCGCTTCAGCTTTTGAGAGATCGCGCGCGGCACCGACAACATGCGCGCCATGTGCGACGAGAGACCGTGCTGTTTCCACGCCGATCCCGGCAGACACTCCGGTTACGAGAATCCTTTTCCCCTTCAGATTCACGCCTTTCAACACATCTTCCGTGGTTGAGGTAATACCAAATACGTTTGCCATTCTTTTCTCCTTGAGTCTTCCATTTCCAACGTGTGTATGTAAGCAGCTCTGAACTGTCGTAGCTGTTAAAATTAAACGGAGAGCATCTCCGCAATATACAGTAGATAACCGGAGAATCTCTCCGGTTGCAAAAATGCAGGTGAAGTTTTGAAAAAAATCCAACCCGCTCCCCGGAAGCCACGCGCAGACGCTCAGCGTAATCGCGAGCGCATTCTGGAGGTTGCCAAAGAAGCGTTCACCCGTTCCGGCGCAAACATCAGCCTGGATGAGGTTTCCCGGCAGGCAGGCGTGGGTGCAGGAACTCTCTATCGGCACTTTCCTACACGCGAGGCACTCCTTGAGGAGGTCTATCGTGCCGAAGTGGAAAAACTGGCGGCAGCGGAGAAGGAGTTTGCCAGGACCAGGCCACCAATCGAGGCTCTGCGAGGCTGGATGTTGCTCTTCGTGGACTACATTGCAACCAAGCAGATCATCGCGCCAGCGCTGAACACGCTTGTTGGAGAAGACTGCAAGGTCTTTGAAACATCGGGTGCCCAGATCATCGGAGCGATCAACGCTCTTGTGGAGCGTGCAATCAAGAGCGGCGACATACGTTCCGATCTCGAACCTCTCGATCTCTTTCGGGCTCTTGTCGGCGTCTCCAACGTCGCATCCTCGCCAGACTGGCCGCAAAGTGCAAGACGGCTGGTGGAGATTCTCATTCTGGGTTCGCGGCCAGTAGCTTAGGCGGCAACACGTTCGAGCATTCTCTTATCGAGTGCAGGCAGCTCTAACGCAGCAACGAAGCGTCTGGATACATGTCCAGAACTCACATCTCATGATTGCCAATCGTCCTGCGATACAGTCTCCGAAGATTGGCAAAGATGCCTGTATCGGGATTCAGGAAGCTCACATTGCCCGGCACGATCACGGAGATATCCGTTCCGGATTCAGTGGAACTTAGGATCGTCAGCCTTCCCTGGATGCGGGCGGCACGCTCGCGCATACCCTGCAAACCATGATGGTCCTCACGTCCACTCGCGGCATACCCAGGATCGATACCGACCCCATTGTCCCCAACATGCAGCGTCAGGTTCTGGCCATACGTCAGGTCAATGCTCAGACGGCTTCCGTGCGAATGGGCTTTTGCATTTTGAATCGCCTCATATCCGATTCGATACAGTTCGTCGCGAACAATCGGATGCAACTCGCGTGCATCCCCAATGATCGAAACCGACACCGTCATTCTCTCCGGCACAACCCCGTTTTCAGCAGCCCGTCGTAGAGCAGGCCCAAGCTCGTTTTTTAATGTCGTCGAGGATCGCAGCGAGTTCAGCGTGGCACGGCCTTCCGCAATCGCCTGCTCCAGCCAGCCGGAAACCTGTTTTAAAGCACCGTGCATCTTCTCCGCGTTCAGTGGTTCCTCAAGGCCATCGTCAACGACAAATTTGCTGCCCTGAATCGTCTGCAAAAAGGTGTCGTGGAGTTCTCGTGCCATGCGCGTACGTTCCGAGAGTCGCTCATCGAAGCGAGCGCCAATAACCTTTGCCATCTGCAAAACGCGAATGCGATAGATCACCCAGATAAAACAAATCGCCGTAACTAAGCACGCGATAAAGAATATGCGCGTCTGGTACCAGGCAGGAAGCACCTCAAAAGATAAGCTCGTACCCTGCGTGTTCCATACCCCATCGCTATTGCTGGCGATCACCTGAAACCTGTATTTACCCGGCGAAAGATTGTTGTAGAACGCCTGCCTGCGTGAGCCGGCATCGTGCCACATCTTCTCTCCTCCATGCAGTATGTAGCGAAAACGTATCTTCTGCGGCATGGCAAAGCTAGGCGCGGTGTAGTCAATCTCCAGTTCGTTCTTGATCGGGGGCAGACGCAGACCATTCGTAACCGCATAAGTCTGCCGGTCAACAACCATATCCTCGACATAGACCGGCGGAACGACGTCACTCATCCGATGCGACGGGTCGACAGTCTGCAATACAACTCCGTTCACAAACCAAAGGTGGCCATCCGGACTCTTGGCAGCTCCATTAAAAGGAGCATAACCAGCCTCTGTGCCGTCCAAAGAATCCAGAAGTCGGAACTGCACTTGACTG comes from the Acidicapsa ligni genome and includes:
- a CDS encoding TetR/AcrR family transcriptional regulator; amino-acid sequence: MKKIQPAPRKPRADAQRNRERILEVAKEAFTRSGANISLDEVSRQAGVGAGTLYRHFPTREALLEEVYRAEVEKLAAAEKEFARTRPPIEALRGWMLLFVDYIATKQIIAPALNTLVGEDCKVFETSGAQIIGAINALVERAIKSGDIRSDLEPLDLFRALVGVSNVASSPDWPQSARRLVEILILGSRPVA